From the genome of Candidatus Electrothrix communis, one region includes:
- a CDS encoding glycosyltransferase family 9 protein — protein sequence MYKIINRKKRIVTIIADLFGNLLFFPLRFIRKQEAITLDRVKTICIIRTAYIGDVIMTLPILPALYKRYPEAKITFLTSTASAAVLQHNKYIDKILTFNPFWFYPGSIKDWFAFIRKLRSLRFDLLIETRADIRELALLAFWIPARFKVSYDVGGGGYLLTHKVPYPGLCHKVDYHLHIARYLGCSVEGAEAELFITSEEDQEVASLLDKKEITGPFIVVHPGSRLVLKRWFPERFAQVCENLFQQYRLPVVLVGGADESPLTQGIQTTLQAQQCQAVSLAGALNIRQLAALLGRAALFLCNDSAPMHIAAAMKTPTLAIFGPSKSVETAPYSPVGQVVEKDFPCRVTCDESRCCSPEHGSDYHACLQEITVQDVQQAAEEILNRSYQPILS from the coding sequence ATGTATAAAATCATTAATCGCAAAAAACGCATTGTCACGATCATTGCGGATCTCTTCGGCAATCTTCTCTTTTTTCCGCTACGCTTCATTCGGAAACAGGAAGCCATCACCCTGGACCGGGTGAAAACGATCTGTATTATACGGACTGCCTACATCGGCGACGTTATCATGACCCTGCCGATCTTGCCTGCACTGTATAAAAGATATCCTGAGGCTAAGATCACCTTTTTGACCTCAACAGCCTCGGCAGCAGTATTACAGCATAATAAATATATCGATAAGATATTAACCTTTAATCCTTTCTGGTTCTATCCCGGATCCATCAAAGATTGGTTTGCCTTTATCAGGAAACTGCGCTCGCTCCGTTTTGATCTCCTGATTGAAACCAGGGCTGATATACGGGAACTCGCCCTGCTGGCTTTCTGGATTCCGGCCCGATTCAAGGTGAGTTATGATGTGGGCGGCGGCGGGTATCTGCTGACGCATAAAGTCCCCTATCCCGGCCTTTGTCATAAAGTAGACTACCATCTTCATATTGCCCGCTATCTCGGTTGTTCTGTCGAGGGTGCGGAGGCGGAACTTTTTATTACCTCAGAAGAGGATCAAGAGGTTGCTTCTCTGTTGGATAAAAAAGAAATAACAGGCCCTTTTATCGTTGTCCATCCCGGTTCTCGTTTGGTCCTGAAACGTTGGTTCCCGGAGCGTTTTGCCCAGGTTTGCGAAAATCTCTTTCAGCAATATAGATTGCCGGTCGTGCTTGTGGGGGGAGCGGATGAATCTCCATTGACTCAAGGTATTCAGACCACTCTTCAAGCTCAGCAATGTCAAGCTGTTTCGCTGGCAGGAGCGCTGAATATCCGCCAGTTGGCCGCACTGTTGGGGCGGGCTGCCCTTTTTCTTTGCAATGACAGTGCGCCTATGCATATTGCTGCGGCAATGAAAACACCAACTCTTGCCATATTCGGTCCTTCCAAATCCGTGGAAACAGCCCCGTATAGCCCGGTGGGTCAGGTGGTGGAAAAAGACTTTCCCTGCCGTGTTACCTGTGATGAGAGTCGATGTTGCTCTCCCGAACACGGCTCTGACTACCATGCCTGCCTGCAAGAAATCACTGTGCAAGATGTGCAACAGGCCGCAGAAGAAATTCTTAACCGTTCATATCAGCCCATCCTATCATGA
- the fabZ gene encoding 3-hydroxyacyl-ACP dehydratase FabZ: MTEDKKVQLPMGIKEILDLLPHRYPFIMLDRVLEFEHDKTITGLKNVSMGEPFFQGHFPGEPVMPGVLILEGMAQAGAVLAYLSTEDIAGKLVYFAGMDKVRFRKVVRPGDQLIYKVEMVRRKSKLIKVQCKAYVDDILVTEAEQLATFS; the protein is encoded by the coding sequence ATGACTGAGGACAAAAAGGTGCAGTTGCCTATGGGGATCAAGGAAATTCTTGACCTCTTGCCGCACCGATATCCTTTTATTATGCTGGACCGGGTGCTGGAATTTGAACATGATAAAACAATAACCGGCTTAAAAAATGTATCCATGGGAGAGCCTTTTTTTCAGGGACATTTTCCCGGTGAACCTGTTATGCCCGGAGTCTTGATTCTTGAGGGTATGGCCCAAGCCGGAGCAGTGTTGGCCTATCTGTCCACAGAGGACATTGCCGGGAAACTGGTCTATTTTGCCGGAATGGACAAGGTCCGTTTTCGTAAGGTGGTGCGACCGGGTGATCAGCTTATCTATAAGGTGGAAATGGTTCGCCGAAAAAGCAAACTCATCAAGGTCCAGTGTAAGGCCTATGTTGATGATATACTGGTGACCGAAGCTGAGCAGCTGGCCACCTTTTCTTGA
- the lpxI gene encoding UDP-2,3-diacylglucosamine diphosphatase LpxI (LpxI, functionally equivalent to LpxH, replaces it in LPS biosynthesis in a minority of bacteria.), which translates to MSTPIGLIAGGGQFPLLFTEAAQERKRRVVAVCHQNETQAELEQRADISCWVKLGQLGKIIRFFHEQGVRETVFCGTITKTRMFRDILPDFKGLSLWNKIDRKLDDAILRAVAGALEDEGIKVLASTCYLDHLFFPKGIIGKRKPSQEQLTDIRFGWKIAREIGRLDIGQCVVVREGAVLAVEAIEGTDAAILRGGQLSGSGAVVVKMKKPGQDFRFDLPATGTKTIDTIASVKGSVLAVEAGQSLLFDREAMIAAADRAGIVVIGVQEDEAGELIF; encoded by the coding sequence ATGTCAACACCGATTGGACTTATTGCTGGCGGAGGGCAGTTTCCTCTGCTTTTTACTGAGGCGGCCCAGGAACGCAAACGTAGGGTTGTTGCTGTTTGCCATCAGAATGAGACGCAGGCGGAGCTTGAGCAACGTGCTGATATTTCTTGCTGGGTGAAATTGGGTCAGTTGGGCAAGATTATTCGTTTTTTTCATGAGCAGGGGGTTCGTGAGACCGTCTTTTGCGGTACCATTACCAAGACCCGGATGTTTAGGGATATCTTGCCGGATTTTAAGGGCCTGAGTCTGTGGAATAAAATTGATAGGAAGCTGGATGATGCTATCCTGCGGGCGGTTGCCGGAGCCCTTGAGGACGAAGGGATCAAGGTGCTGGCCTCAACCTGTTATCTTGATCATCTTTTTTTTCCAAAAGGGATCATAGGCAAAAGAAAACCCTCCCAAGAGCAACTGACTGATATCCGCTTTGGTTGGAAGATTGCCCGTGAGATAGGGCGATTGGATATAGGGCAATGCGTTGTGGTCCGCGAGGGGGCTGTGTTGGCTGTTGAGGCTATTGAAGGCACGGATGCCGCAATTCTTCGGGGCGGGCAGCTCTCAGGCTCAGGGGCCGTGGTTGTTAAAATGAAGAAACCGGGCCAGGATTTTCGTTTTGATTTGCCTGCCACCGGGACCAAGACCATTGATACCATAGCCTCTGTGAAAGGCTCGGTTCTGGCAGTTGAGGCTGGGCAGTCTCTTCTTTTTGATCGCGAGGCCATGATTGCTGCTGCTGATCGGGCCGGTATTGTGGTGATCGGGGTACAGGAGGATGAGGCTGGGGAATTGATTTTCTGA
- a CDS encoding lysophospholipid acyltransferase family protein gives MQTGESPVRDILRLIVWYPLRWFLLAVSPKIALATLRFMGDLHYGAAKGKRRMLTENLQRMGISETHHAENIRLYFRNHYQDQLFPLVFPKFNKENIVDYVSFQGLSHLDKALEKKKGVVLVHGHFGPVHLPLVSLALMGYPMKQIGNPSDKGLSWIGRHVAFRLRMQYEERIPADIIQAGSFLRPIFQALRSNQIIMTTGDGSGTEETFGKQACFQFLGQQAVLPLGPAILSQKTGASLLPLFILPGDQTLFTVIIESEITSDLPGEQGVHDCTRQFLVRLQEYIRTSPGYMHFLDRFVPGQFICAEQGEEKK, from the coding sequence ATGCAAACCGGTGAAAGCCCAGTCCGGGATATCCTGCGCCTGATCGTCTGGTATCCTCTGCGTTGGTTCCTGCTTGCTGTGTCCCCTAAGATCGCCTTGGCAACATTACGGTTTATGGGTGATCTGCATTATGGAGCTGCCAAGGGAAAACGTCGAATGCTGACAGAGAATCTGCAACGGATGGGCATCAGTGAAACCCATCATGCTGAGAATATCCGTCTCTATTTTCGTAACCATTATCAGGATCAACTTTTCCCCCTTGTCTTTCCGAAGTTCAATAAGGAGAATATTGTTGATTATGTCAGCTTTCAGGGGTTGTCTCACCTGGACAAGGCCTTGGAAAAAAAGAAAGGCGTTGTGCTGGTGCATGGTCATTTCGGTCCGGTTCATCTCCCCCTGGTATCCCTCGCCCTGATGGGATATCCGATGAAACAGATCGGCAATCCTTCAGATAAGGGCCTGAGTTGGATAGGCCGTCATGTGGCCTTCCGCCTGCGCATGCAGTACGAGGAGCGTATCCCTGCTGACATTATCCAGGCTGGCTCCTTTCTTCGCCCGATTTTTCAGGCGCTCCGCAGTAATCAGATCATCATGACAACCGGTGACGGCTCAGGAACAGAGGAGACTTTCGGTAAGCAGGCATGCTTTCAATTTCTTGGCCAACAGGCTGTTTTGCCTCTTGGTCCGGCAATTCTTTCCCAAAAGACCGGTGCCTCTCTGCTCCCCCTTTTTATTCTGCCTGGTGACCAGACCTTATTTACAGTGATCATTGAATCAGAAATCACCTCTGACTTACCAGGAGAGCAGGGCGTTCATGACTGCACAAGGCAATTCCTTGTCCGTTTGCAAGAGTACATCCGCACCTCTCCTGGGTACATGCATTTCCTTGATCGTTTTGTTCCTGGGCAATTCATTTGTGCAGAACAAGGCGAGGAAAAGAAATAG
- a CDS encoding DUF362 domain-containing protein → MIKKYHANIIQCRSFEEIKTRLAEVLAGYTSVLPADRNARILIKPNLNSNMNALTGNTTDLRLLAAVILFLKEAGYGNITIGEGTNSGFYRTNISVITRLRVDELAKHYGVNCIDLNYSEPFLIPFEDGVQAGIARECTEADLLINMPKLKTHFEAGMTVCLKNLIGCLVGQENKKKTHLSLAANIVNITENCSPHLHIVDALFAMEGLGPTKGTPVKTDTVFIGTDPYFLDLLAARFASCDPGKISPLQIARQRGIIKQELFAAAQDFPIIPYERPFAPPKAGPIATFIHHPKRQKYFLAVRNTAFFNYLCNTELFAKLLFLTDLRQDVFLETEMEWEGLALAEEKCNQCGKCRDYCPVDLPLPQALAEQDLQHCIHCLYCFCVCPQDAIQFQGKLGFMEEQMKQYDTMIRSMA, encoded by the coding sequence ATGATAAAAAAATATCACGCAAACATCATCCAGTGCCGATCGTTTGAGGAAATCAAAACCCGCCTTGCTGAAGTCTTGGCAGGATACACTTCAGTCCTGCCTGCTGATCGGAATGCACGCATCCTGATCAAGCCGAACCTGAATAGCAATATGAATGCCCTGACCGGCAACACCACCGACCTGCGTTTGCTGGCCGCTGTTATCCTCTTTTTGAAAGAAGCTGGGTATGGGAATATTACAATAGGAGAAGGAACAAATAGCGGTTTCTACCGAACTAATATTAGCGTCATTACCCGACTCCGGGTGGATGAGTTGGCAAAACATTACGGCGTCAACTGCATTGATCTGAATTACTCTGAGCCTTTTCTTATCCCCTTTGAAGACGGGGTGCAGGCGGGCATTGCCAGGGAATGCACAGAGGCTGATCTGCTGATCAATATGCCCAAGCTTAAAACCCATTTTGAAGCAGGTATGACTGTTTGTCTGAAAAATCTGATCGGTTGCTTAGTGGGACAGGAAAATAAGAAAAAAACTCATCTCTCTCTTGCAGCAAATATTGTCAATATAACGGAAAATTGTAGCCCTCATCTCCATATTGTGGATGCGCTTTTTGCAATGGAAGGGCTGGGGCCGACCAAGGGCACCCCGGTGAAAACTGACACAGTCTTTATCGGCACAGATCCGTATTTTCTTGATCTTCTGGCGGCCCGATTCGCTTCCTGTGATCCTGGCAAGATTTCTCCCTTACAGATTGCCCGCCAACGAGGCATCATCAAGCAGGAGCTATTTGCAGCAGCACAAGATTTTCCGATCATCCCATACGAGCGCCCCTTTGCTCCACCCAAGGCCGGGCCTATCGCCACCTTTATCCATCATCCCAAACGACAGAAATACTTTCTTGCTGTCCGGAATACGGCGTTTTTTAATTATCTCTGCAATACAGAGTTGTTTGCCAAACTCCTGTTTCTCACCGATCTGCGCCAGGATGTTTTTTTGGAAACAGAAATGGAATGGGAAGGGCTGGCACTTGCAGAGGAAAAATGCAACCAATGCGGCAAATGTCGTGATTACTGCCCAGTCGATTTGCCCCTACCCCAGGCCTTAGCTGAGCAGGATCTGCAACACTGTATTCACTGCCTCTACTGTTTCTGTGTCTGCCCGCAGGATGCTATTCAATTTCAAGGAAAGCTGGGCTTTATGGAAGAACAGATGAAGCAGTACGACACTATGATTCGCAGTATGGCCTAA
- a CDS encoding glycosyltransferase has translation MASLSVIVPAWNAENSLALCLQSLMGQTLSRDSYEVIVVDDGSTDQTAEIARRFSVVYHYQENQGPAAARNAGVFLAKGDLIFFTDADCVPDPNWLEEMAAPFARPEVTAVKGVYRTEQRDIIARFAQVEFEERFSMLKQRASIDMVDTYSAGFRKEIFLALGGFDTRFPKADNEDTEFSYRMAAQAYMMVFAPRAVVRHLNHPDSVLRYFRLKFGRGFWRLMVYRMHPERMVKDSYTPQTLKLQIIVLFLGLIGLFVLFASLFLGTILLVGSFLFFLALIFPFFRIAYRHDRSVAFLSPLLLALRAVAIGSGVAWGAIQLWLERDVFESRKK, from the coding sequence ATGGCCTCTCTCTCAGTTATTGTTCCGGCCTGGAATGCGGAAAATAGTCTTGCGCTCTGTCTCCAGAGCTTAATGGGGCAGACTCTTTCCAGAGATAGCTATGAGGTTATCGTGGTGGATGACGGTTCAACTGATCAGACTGCTGAGATCGCCCGCCGATTTTCGGTGGTTTATCATTATCAGGAAAATCAAGGGCCAGCAGCAGCGCGAAATGCTGGGGTCTTCCTGGCAAAAGGAGATTTAATATTTTTTACAGATGCGGATTGCGTACCTGATCCGAATTGGCTGGAAGAGATGGCGGCCCCTTTTGCACGACCTGAGGTTACAGCTGTTAAAGGCGTTTATCGCACGGAGCAGAGGGATATTATCGCCCGTTTTGCTCAGGTTGAGTTTGAGGAGCGTTTCAGTATGCTGAAACAGAGGGCCTCTATTGATATGGTAGATACCTATTCTGCCGGTTTTAGAAAAGAAATATTCCTTGCTTTAGGCGGATTTGATACTCGTTTTCCCAAGGCCGATAATGAGGACACCGAGTTTTCCTATCGGATGGCTGCGCAAGCCTATATGATGGTTTTCGCCCCCCGTGCAGTGGTGCGCCATCTCAATCACCCTGATTCGGTTCTCCGCTATTTTCGACTTAAATTTGGCAGAGGATTCTGGAGGCTCATGGTCTACCGGATGCATCCCGAGAGAATGGTCAAGGACTCCTATACCCCACAGACCCTCAAGTTACAGATAATTGTTCTGTTCCTGGGGTTGATTGGGTTATTTGTCCTTTTTGCCTCACTTTTTTTGGGTACCATCTTGTTGGTGGGTTCCTTCCTTTTTTTCTTGGCTCTCATTTTTCCTTTTTTTCGTATAGCCTACCGGCATGATAGGAGTGTGGCTTTCCTTTCTCCCCTTTTGCTGGCGCTCCGGGCCGTGGCCATTGGCAGTGGTGTCGCGTGGGGGGCGATTCAGCTTTGGTTAGAACGTGATGTCTTTGAGTCCCGGAAAAAATAG
- a CDS encoding radical SAM protein encodes MRVTFLNPPFLKNFSRPQRSPAVTKSGTLYYPMWLSYAAGYTEAGGYAIDLIDAPAADVSEDAVIERIKNFGSRLVVVETSTPSIYNDVNFSGKLKEKLGREGQELFIVLVGTHVSALPEESLSLNASVDAVAQGEFDVTVRELADALGTGRELGQELESVAGLWLRNGDEVRHTGERVPLADVDQLPFVSSVYKRFLDPHHYFNPNALFPMVTITTSRGCPHRCFFCVYPQTMMGHRLRNRSVDNVVDELEYIIANFPELKAIFFEDDTFPANKKRCIAICEEMIRRKIKISWTANARVDLDQETMRVMKKAGCRCLCVGFESGNQQLLDTMKKGITLEQSRTFMEAARKTGILIHGCFMVGLPGETQETMQETLDLAISLQPDAIQMYPVMVYPGTAAYAWYKQKNLITSKDFSQWLTPSGLHNTVIQGENLSAEELVRFCDQARKKFYLRPGYILYKFVQMLRHPTEIRRTLKSVRTFAKYLFFGSDVQKESAIQDS; translated from the coding sequence ATGCGCGTCACCTTTCTCAACCCACCTTTTTTAAAGAATTTTTCTCGGCCTCAACGCAGTCCGGCTGTTACCAAGAGCGGGACTCTCTATTATCCCATGTGGCTGTCTTACGCCGCAGGCTATACTGAAGCGGGTGGGTATGCAATTGATCTTATTGATGCCCCGGCAGCTGATGTATCCGAGGATGCCGTCATTGAGCGTATCAAAAACTTTGGCAGTCGATTGGTGGTCGTGGAGACGAGCACACCGAGCATTTATAATGACGTGAACTTTTCTGGAAAGCTTAAGGAAAAGCTGGGCAGGGAAGGGCAGGAGCTCTTTATCGTCTTGGTCGGCACCCATGTTTCCGCCCTGCCTGAGGAGAGCCTCAGCCTGAATGCCTCGGTGGATGCGGTTGCCCAGGGAGAGTTTGATGTCACTGTCAGGGAGCTGGCTGATGCGCTGGGAACCGGGCGGGAACTTGGGCAGGAACTCGAAAGCGTAGCTGGGCTCTGGCTTCGAAATGGGGATGAGGTACGTCATACCGGTGAACGGGTTCCCCTTGCCGATGTTGATCAGCTCCCCTTTGTCAGCTCGGTGTATAAGAGATTTCTTGATCCGCACCATTATTTTAATCCCAATGCCCTGTTTCCTATGGTGACGATCACCACCAGCAGGGGGTGCCCGCATCGCTGTTTTTTCTGCGTTTATCCGCAAACGATGATGGGACATAGGCTGCGTAATCGTAGTGTGGATAATGTCGTGGATGAGTTGGAATACATTATTGCCAATTTTCCAGAGCTCAAGGCGATCTTTTTTGAGGACGATACCTTTCCAGCCAATAAAAAACGCTGTATCGCTATCTGCGAAGAGATGATCCGTCGCAAGATCAAGATATCCTGGACAGCCAATGCCCGGGTCGACTTGGATCAGGAAACCATGCGCGTAATGAAAAAGGCAGGGTGTCGCTGTCTCTGTGTCGGTTTTGAGAGCGGCAATCAGCAGCTTTTGGATACAATGAAGAAAGGCATCACTCTGGAGCAGTCCCGCACCTTTATGGAGGCGGCAAGGAAGACAGGTATTCTGATCCACGGTTGTTTTATGGTGGGCCTGCCCGGAGAAACTCAAGAAACCATGCAGGAAACCCTGGACCTTGCCATCAGCCTTCAGCCGGATGCGATACAAATGTATCCGGTCATGGTCTATCCCGGTACCGCCGCCTATGCCTGGTACAAGCAAAAGAATTTAATCACTTCAAAGGATTTCTCCCAATGGCTGACCCCGTCTGGGCTCCATAATACGGTTATCCAGGGGGAGAATCTCAGTGCAGAAGAGTTGGTTCGCTTTTGCGATCAGGCCCGGAAAAAGTTTTACTTGCGGCCCGGATATATCCTGTATAAATTTGTTCAGATGCTCCGCCATCCTACTGAAATTCGGCGAACGCTCAAATCCGTTCGTACCTTTGCAAAATATCTTTTTTTCGGCTCTGATGTCCAAAAAGAGTCCGCGATACAGGACTCCTGA
- a CDS encoding Eco57I restriction-modification methylase domain-containing protein — translation MYQQSLINPVSDIVTIQGAFLNSKALEERRNLGQFFTGLVVSDYMASLIELPDEKTVRILDAGAGTGILTASAALHCLKIGCNSVHAVLYELDEKALPALEQTLHIIRKIFQSRQASFTCEIYCEDFVLARPDKNTSVQSFDVAVINPPYFKYNVKSSPYAKATADLYHGDPNIYASFMAVVMACLKRDGQMITITPRSFTNGLYFKGFRSYLLTESSLKSVHIFKHRDKVFKDTASAVLQENIICRFKKGDRTGRVTVSSSNCDADIQHGTKEIYPAALIIDLSNEQNMIRIPESAYEAEILQQAEMFETTFQDAGYFISTGRIVEHRTREYITDNTGAENSVPLYRPHNVTPLSATWTGEHEKDVSFMLSNGHEKHTMKNGTYVLLKRFSSKDEKRRLVAAVHLAEMHDCQLIGFGNKTNYIGLKGEVLSSAEASGIAAVFNSSFMDRYFRSVSGNTQVNATEIRVMKFPSRNQVKKIGEQIQKMALFNQSELDGIVHPILGVMNERADESSAS, via the coding sequence TTGTATCAACAATCACTGATTAATCCTGTAAGCGATATTGTTACTATCCAAGGAGCCTTTTTAAACTCTAAGGCATTAGAGGAGCGAAGGAATCTTGGGCAATTTTTTACAGGTCTGGTTGTCTCTGATTACATGGCCTCGCTTATAGAGCTACCTGATGAGAAAACAGTTCGTATTTTAGACGCCGGTGCTGGAACAGGTATTCTGACAGCGTCTGCGGCCTTGCATTGCTTGAAGATAGGATGTAATTCCGTCCATGCAGTGCTGTATGAGCTGGATGAAAAAGCTCTTCCTGCTCTTGAACAGACATTACATATCATCAGAAAGATATTTCAGAGCCGCCAAGCATCCTTTACCTGTGAGATTTATTGCGAAGATTTTGTTCTTGCCAGACCTGATAAGAACACCAGTGTTCAATCGTTTGATGTGGCGGTAATAAATCCCCCATATTTTAAATATAATGTAAAATCTTCACCGTATGCCAAGGCGACAGCTGATCTGTATCATGGTGACCCGAATATTTACGCTTCATTTATGGCAGTGGTCATGGCCTGTCTGAAGCGCGACGGACAAATGATTACGATTACTCCGCGCAGCTTCACAAATGGGCTTTATTTCAAGGGGTTCAGGTCGTACTTGCTGACTGAATCTTCCTTGAAATCCGTCCATATTTTTAAACATAGGGATAAGGTTTTTAAAGACACGGCCTCAGCAGTCTTGCAAGAGAATATCATTTGTCGCTTTAAGAAAGGTGATCGGACTGGAAGGGTTACTGTGAGTTCAAGCAACTGCGATGCCGATATTCAGCATGGAACGAAAGAGATTTATCCTGCTGCCTTGATCATTGATTTGTCCAATGAGCAGAACATGATCCGAATCCCGGAATCAGCTTATGAAGCAGAGATACTTCAGCAGGCTGAAATGTTTGAAACCACCTTTCAGGATGCCGGTTATTTTATTTCAACAGGTCGCATTGTTGAACATCGTACTCGGGAGTATATCACCGATAATACGGGAGCAGAAAATTCAGTTCCCCTGTATCGTCCCCATAATGTAACGCCGTTGTCAGCAACTTGGACTGGAGAGCATGAAAAAGATGTATCCTTTATGCTGAGTAACGGGCATGAAAAACACACTATGAAGAACGGAACATATGTGCTTTTGAAGCGTTTTTCATCGAAAGACGAAAAACGCCGTTTGGTTGCAGCTGTGCATCTTGCGGAAATGCATGATTGTCAATTGATCGGCTTTGGCAACAAGACAAATTATATCGGTCTAAAGGGCGAGGTTTTGTCCTCAGCAGAAGCCTCCGGGATCGCAGCTGTTTTTAACTCCTCATTCATGGATAGGTATTTCAGGTCTGTTTCGGGCAATACCCAGGTAAATGCCACAGAAATTCGAGTGATGAAGTTTCCATCGCGGAATCAGGTGAAAAAAATAGGTGAACAAATACAAAAAATGGCTCTGTTTAATCAAAGTGAACTTGATGGTATTGTTCATCCCATTCTCGGGGTAATGAATGAGCGGGCAGATGAATCCAGTGCTTCTTAA
- the lpxA gene encoding acyl-ACP--UDP-N-acetylglucosamine O-acyltransferase, protein MTIHATAVVDPQAEVHETVSVGAYSVIGPNVSIGPNTVIEAHAVISGYTSIGADNYIGSFSSLGTPPQDSHYQGEPTELIIGDGNRIREYVSIHRGTASGGGKTVIGNNNMLMAYCHVAHDCVLHDHVIMSNVATLGGHVEVGSYANLGGLVAVHQFCRIGAYTYVGGMSGISLDVPPYVILTGTRNRMRIAGVNKIGMRRNGMAREAINEVDQAFRIIFRSSPQVLVKEALAQATQEFPDSKEVRVLVDFFRESKRGVVKRTEDS, encoded by the coding sequence ATGACTATACATGCTACTGCCGTGGTTGACCCGCAGGCGGAAGTTCATGAAACCGTTTCAGTTGGTGCATACAGCGTTATCGGCCCCAATGTCTCCATCGGCCCAAACACGGTTATCGAAGCACATGCTGTGATCTCTGGGTATACAAGTATCGGAGCTGATAATTATATCGGTTCCTTTTCTTCTCTTGGTACGCCGCCACAGGATAGCCATTATCAAGGTGAACCGACAGAGCTGATTATCGGAGATGGAAACAGGATACGGGAGTATGTTTCTATTCACCGAGGGACGGCCTCTGGAGGAGGCAAGACGGTTATCGGAAATAATAATATGCTGATGGCCTATTGCCATGTAGCCCATGATTGTGTCCTCCATGACCATGTGATCATGTCCAATGTGGCAACCTTAGGTGGCCATGTAGAGGTGGGCAGTTATGCCAATCTCGGCGGGTTAGTGGCTGTGCATCAGTTTTGTCGGATAGGAGCTTATACCTATGTCGGTGGCATGTCAGGTATCTCTCTGGATGTACCGCCCTATGTTATTTTGACTGGCACCAGAAATCGGATGCGTATTGCCGGGGTCAACAAGATTGGTATGCGGCGTAATGGTATGGCCCGAGAGGCTATCAATGAGGTTGATCAGGCCTTTAGAATAATTTTTCGTTCCTCACCGCAGGTCTTGGTGAAGGAAGCTCTGGCCCAGGCAACCCAGGAATTTCCTGATTCTAAAGAGGTTCGTGTCTTGGTCGATTTTTTCCGGGAAAGTAAACGTGGTGTTGTAAAACGCACTGAAGACAGCTGA
- the crcB gene encoding fluoride efflux transporter CrcB, with the protein MDSLLRLSLIGAGGFTGAVLRFLVSSWVQGRSGSIMFPFGTLAVNMIGCLLIGFLSALVEIKAMFSPETRSFILIGLLGAFTTFSTFGNETLNLIRASRIELALLNAGGQVLVGVFLVWLGRILAGLL; encoded by the coding sequence ATGGACTCCCTGCTTAGGCTTTCACTCATCGGTGCTGGCGGTTTCACCGGGGCTGTGCTCCGTTTTCTGGTCAGTTCCTGGGTACAGGGACGTTCCGGCTCTATTATGTTTCCCTTTGGCACCCTGGCTGTGAATATGATCGGTTGCCTGCTGATCGGTTTCCTGAGTGCTTTGGTCGAAATTAAAGCCATGTTTTCTCCGGAAACGCGAAGTTTTATTCTCATCGGTCTGCTGGGAGCTTTCACCACCTTTTCCACCTTTGGCAACGAAACCCTGAACCTGATTCGGGCAAGCAGAATAGAGCTGGCCCTGCTCAATGCAGGAGGGCAGGTGCTTGTCGGTGTGTTCCTGGTGTGGTTAGGGCGGATTCTTGCGGGGTTGCTTTAA